One stretch of Lysobacter sp. TY2-98 DNA includes these proteins:
- the murA gene encoding UDP-N-acetylglucosamine 1-carboxyvinyltransferase, with product MQKIVVEGGTPLNGEVRISGAKNAVLPILCATLLADGPVTLHNVPHLHDVHTTTRLLAELGARVGDGGPGVVTVDPTTVHSQVAPYELVKTMRASVLVLGPLLAKYGHAEVSLPGGCAIGSRPVDLHIKGLQALGAQITVENGFIKARADKLVGARHVFDIVSVGATENVLMAAVLAEGRTVIENAAMEPEIIDLADCLVAMGANITGAGTGRIVVEGVERLHGGEHTVVADRIEAGTFLVAAAMTGGRVTLTHARPDTMDAVLDKLKEAGAELDCDGDRITIDMKGRRPKPVNITTMPHPGFPTDMQAQFMALNCIADGVAVINETIFENRFMHVNELLRLGADIHVDGHTAVVRGVARLSGAPVMATDLRASASLILAGLVADGATTIDRIYHLDRGYENIEQKLSGLGAKISRIR from the coding sequence ATGCAGAAGATCGTTGTCGAAGGCGGCACGCCGCTGAACGGCGAAGTCCGTATTTCCGGCGCCAAGAACGCCGTCCTGCCGATCCTCTGCGCGACGCTGCTCGCCGACGGTCCGGTCACCCTGCACAACGTGCCGCACCTGCACGATGTGCATACGACGACGCGGCTGCTCGCCGAACTCGGCGCGCGCGTGGGCGACGGCGGCCCCGGCGTCGTCACCGTCGACCCGACCACGGTGCACAGCCAGGTCGCCCCGTACGAGCTCGTCAAGACGATGCGCGCGTCCGTGCTGGTGCTCGGGCCGTTGCTGGCGAAATACGGCCACGCCGAGGTGTCGCTGCCCGGTGGCTGCGCGATCGGCTCGCGTCCGGTTGACCTGCACATCAAGGGCCTGCAGGCGCTCGGCGCGCAGATCACCGTCGAGAACGGCTTCATCAAGGCGCGCGCGGACAAGCTCGTCGGCGCCCGCCATGTGTTCGACATCGTGAGCGTCGGTGCGACCGAGAACGTGCTGATGGCCGCGGTGCTCGCCGAAGGCCGCACCGTGATCGAGAACGCGGCGATGGAGCCGGAGATCATCGATCTCGCGGACTGCCTGGTCGCGATGGGCGCGAACATCACGGGCGCGGGCACGGGCCGCATCGTGGTCGAAGGTGTGGAGCGCCTGCACGGCGGCGAACACACCGTCGTCGCCGATCGCATCGAGGCCGGCACGTTCCTCGTCGCCGCGGCGATGACCGGCGGTCGCGTCACGCTCACGCATGCGCGTCCCGACACGATGGATGCCGTGCTCGACAAGCTCAAGGAAGCCGGCGCCGAGCTGGACTGCGATGGCGACCGCATCACCATCGACATGAAGGGGCGTCGCCCCAAGCCGGTGAACATCACGACGATGCCGCACCCCGGCTTCCCGACCGACATGCAGGCGCAATTCATGGCGCTCAACTGCATTGCCGACGGCGTCGCGGTGATCAACGAAACGATCTTCGAAAACCGCTTCATGCACGTCAACGAGCTGCTGCGCCTCGGCGCGGACATCCACGTCGACGGGCATACCGCGGTGGTGCGTGGCGTCGCACGCCTGAGCGGCGCGCCGGTGATGGCGACGGACCTGCGTGCGTCCGCGTCGCTGATCCTTGCCGGCCTCGTCGCCGACGGAGCGACGACGATCGACCGCATCTACCACCTCGATCGCGGCTACGAGAACATCGAGCAGAAGTTGTCCGGTCTGGGTGCGAAGATTTCGCGCATCCGCTGA
- a CDS encoding DUF3108 domain-containing protein → MTKTFLRGAVLAASLALAALPAFAAQPFNAAYQADYMGMKATGRMAIESAGNGQWRYTLEIRNQLADLVQTTVFDEADGVLRPLSGSDSNKLLIKKSNKKATYDWSRGVATWSGDVKPDRAGPIKLQKGDLDALLVNIAIARDAVAGKPLRYRLVENGKARDLTYSIAGKENVTVGGKSQQATKVVSTSGDKKVTLWVVPGVPVPVRIMQVNGGDTIDLRIAQ, encoded by the coding sequence ATGACGAAGACGTTCCTCCGCGGCGCCGTACTGGCCGCCTCGCTCGCCCTCGCCGCGTTGCCCGCGTTCGCCGCACAGCCTTTCAACGCGGCCTACCAGGCGGACTACATGGGCATGAAGGCGACCGGTCGCATGGCGATCGAATCCGCCGGCAACGGCCAGTGGCGCTACACGCTGGAAATCCGCAACCAGCTCGCCGACCTCGTGCAGACCACGGTGTTCGACGAAGCCGACGGCGTGCTGCGCCCGCTCTCGGGCAGCGACAGCAACAAGCTGCTGATCAAGAAGTCGAACAAGAAGGCGACGTACGACTGGTCGAGAGGCGTCGCGACGTGGTCGGGTGACGTGAAGCCGGACCGTGCGGGCCCGATCAAGTTGCAGAAGGGTGATCTGGACGCGCTGCTCGTGAACATCGCGATCGCGCGCGACGCCGTGGCCGGCAAGCCGCTGCGTTATCGCCTGGTCGAGAATGGCAAGGCGCGCGATCTGACCTATTCGATCGCGGGCAAGGAGAACGTCACGGTCGGCGGCAAGTCGCAGCAGGCGACCAAGGTGGTCAGCACCTCGGGCGACAAGAAGGTCACGCTGTGGGTGGTGCCTGGCGTGCCGGTGCCGGTGCGCATCATGCAGGTCAACGGCGGCGACACGATCGATCTGCGCATCGCGCAGTAA
- a CDS encoding DUF3108 domain-containing protein, with translation MNRIATLAFGFALLAASAPAAAVQTFHATYDVYRGGHNLGVATLEVVPSGDRWRVDLVMDGKGLIGLAGLNAQQSTVFDEVNGTYRPLSQSTLRKMLFTRRQTTGVYDWTSQRATWTGDVKKTRQAPVPLQPGDMSGLLINLAVIRDAQPGQTLQYRYVDSGRARLQRYTVATDPETMSVGELQYSALRVDRVQSGDEQTSIWVAEGVPTPIRILQRENGEDTYDLRLIEYKGA, from the coding sequence ATGAACCGCATCGCGACGCTCGCTTTCGGCTTCGCCCTGCTCGCAGCGAGCGCACCCGCCGCCGCCGTGCAGACCTTCCACGCGACCTACGACGTCTATCGCGGCGGCCACAACCTCGGCGTGGCCACGCTCGAGGTCGTGCCGTCGGGCGACCGCTGGCGCGTCGACCTGGTCATGGACGGCAAGGGGCTGATCGGCCTCGCGGGCCTGAACGCGCAGCAGAGCACCGTCTTCGACGAAGTGAACGGCACCTATCGCCCGCTTTCGCAGAGCACGCTGCGGAAGATGCTGTTCACACGCCGGCAGACTACCGGTGTCTACGATTGGACCTCGCAACGTGCGACTTGGACCGGGGACGTGAAGAAGACCCGCCAGGCGCCGGTGCCACTGCAACCCGGCGACATGAGCGGCCTGCTGATCAACCTCGCGGTGATCCGGGACGCCCAGCCGGGGCAGACGCTCCAGTACCGGTACGTCGACAGCGGTCGTGCGCGCCTCCAGCGCTACACGGTGGCGACGGATCCGGAAACGATGAGCGTCGGGGAATTGCAGTACAGCGCGTTGCGCGTCGACCGTGTGCAATCGGGTGACGAGCAGACCTCCATCTGGGTCGCGGAAGGCGTTCCGACGCCGATCCGCATCCTGCAGCGTGAAAACGGCGAGGACACGTACGACCTCCGCCTCATCGAATACAAGGGAGCCTGA
- the purN gene encoding phosphoribosylglycinamide formyltransferase, protein MIAPLRLAVLASGRGSNLQAILDAIGDGALDASVVGVFSDRRKAIALERARNAGIPAIAVSPKSFETRDAFDAALFAEVAAVRPDLIVCAGYMRLLGVAEVEAWHGRMINIHPSLLPRHKGLHTHAQALADGVAEHGCSVHFVTAELDGGPVIAQATVPVLESDDVDALAARVLDREHPLLIATLQLFSARRLCLDGTSVQFDGRPLRAPLRLAGMDLREIDA, encoded by the coding sequence ATGATCGCGCCCCTGCGACTGGCGGTCCTCGCCTCCGGCCGCGGCAGCAATCTCCAGGCCATCCTCGATGCGATCGGCGACGGCGCGCTCGATGCGTCCGTCGTCGGTGTGTTCTCCGATCGCCGCAAGGCCATCGCGCTGGAACGCGCGCGCAACGCCGGCATTCCGGCGATCGCCGTCTCGCCAAAGTCCTTCGAAACACGCGACGCGTTCGACGCCGCGCTATTCGCCGAAGTCGCCGCCGTTCGGCCCGACCTCATCGTCTGCGCCGGCTACATGCGCCTGCTCGGCGTCGCCGAGGTCGAGGCCTGGCACGGCCGAATGATCAACATCCATCCGTCGCTGCTGCCGCGGCACAAGGGCCTGCACACGCATGCGCAGGCATTGGCCGACGGGGTCGCCGAACACGGTTGCAGCGTGCATTTCGTCACCGCCGAACTCGACGGCGGCCCGGTGATCGCGCAGGCAACCGTTCCGGTCCTGGAGAGTGACGATGTGGACGCGCTCGCCGCGCGTGTGCTCGATCGCGAACACCCGCTTCTGATCGCCACGCTGCAGCTGTTCAGCGCGCGTCGGCTTTGTCTCGACGGCACGTCCGTACAGTTCGATGGTCGCCCGCTGCGCGCCCCGTTGCGCCTCGCGGGCATGGACCTTCGGGAGATCGACGCATGA
- the purM gene encoding phosphoribosylformylglycinamidine cyclo-ligase: protein MSQSNAPDRAPLTYREAGVDIDAGNELVERIKPLVKRSFRPEVMGGLGGFGALFDLSGKYKEPVLVSGTDGVGTKLKLAQQLNRHDTIGIDLVAMCVNDVLVQGAEPLFFLDYFATGKLDVDTTVAVVGGIAKGCELSGCALIGGETAEMPDMYAPGEYDLAGFCVAAVEKSKILDGAKVREGDALIGIASSGPHSNGYSLVRKIYDRAGRPADLDVGGVKLVDALMAPTQLYVKPILELLGKHDLHAMAHITGGGLTENIIRVIPEGLGLDIDASAIVLPPVFEWLKREGAVADEEMWRTFNCGVGFVLVVAPGDVGAVSTDLQRLGLAHREIGRVVRADGERVRIG from the coding sequence GTGTCCCAGTCGAACGCCCCCGACCGTGCCCCGCTCACCTACCGCGAGGCGGGCGTCGACATCGACGCGGGCAACGAGCTCGTCGAGCGCATCAAGCCGCTGGTGAAGCGCAGTTTCCGCCCCGAGGTGATGGGCGGCCTAGGCGGCTTCGGCGCGCTGTTCGACCTGTCGGGCAAGTACAAGGAGCCGGTGCTGGTCTCCGGCACCGACGGCGTCGGCACCAAGCTCAAGTTGGCGCAGCAGCTCAATCGACACGACACCATCGGCATCGACCTGGTCGCCATGTGCGTGAACGACGTACTGGTGCAGGGTGCCGAGCCGCTGTTCTTCCTCGACTACTTCGCGACGGGCAAGCTCGACGTCGACACGACCGTCGCCGTCGTCGGTGGCATCGCCAAGGGCTGCGAACTCTCCGGCTGCGCGCTGATCGGCGGCGAGACGGCCGAGATGCCCGACATGTACGCGCCGGGCGAATACGACCTCGCCGGTTTCTGCGTCGCCGCGGTGGAGAAATCGAAGATCCTCGACGGCGCGAAGGTGCGCGAGGGCGACGCGCTGATCGGCATCGCCTCCAGCGGTCCGCATTCGAACGGCTATTCGCTGGTGCGGAAGATCTACGACCGCGCCGGCCGCCCCGCCGATCTCGACGTCGGCGGCGTGAAGCTGGTCGACGCACTGATGGCGCCGACGCAGCTGTACGTCAAGCCGATCCTGGAACTGCTCGGCAAGCACGACCTGCACGCGATGGCGCACATCACCGGCGGCGGCCTCACCGAGAACATCATCCGTGTGATCCCGGAAGGCCTCGGCCTCGACATCGACGCCAGCGCGATCGTGCTGCCGCCGGTGTTCGAGTGGCTCAAGCGCGAAGGCGCGGTCGCCGACGAGGAAATGTGGCGCACGTTCAACTGCGGCGTCGGCTTCGTGCTGGTCGTCGCACCGGGCGACGTGGGCGCGGTGTCGACCGACCTGCAGCGCCTCGGGTTGGCGCATCGCGAGATCGGCCGCGTCGTGCGCGCGGACGGCGAGCGCGTGCGCATCGGCTGA